TGTGATGGGGCAACTGGCCCGCGAGCGGGGCGCTTTGTTTGTTGTGGACGGCACGCAGGGAGTGGGAGCGATGGAACTGAATGTCCATTCACTTCCCGTTGACGTTCTGGCGGTGGCCGCTTACAAGTGGCTTCTGGGACCCTATGGAACTGGATTCGTTTATGTTAGGGAAAAACTGCTCGACCGTCTGGAGTTGAAAGTGGTCAATTGGATGTCTGTGGACGGTGCGGAGGATTTTGACGCCTTACCGGTAGACGACTTCAAGCTGGCGGATGCGGCCAGAATCTTTGATGCTCCCGAAACGGCCAATTTTATCAACCTTTCGGCAATGGAGGCTTCGCTGGAATTTGTCCGTGGGGTTGGCGTGCCCGCTGTGACCACGCATTGCACAGCGCTGCTTGACCGGGCAGCGGAAGGCTTGCAGGTTCGCGGCTACATCCTGACCAACGCCGACAGGTTGCAGCTTCCCTCGCCCCTTCTGTGCTTCCGCTGCGGCTCAGACGATGCGACCGACAGGACCTACGCTGAACTGAAGGCCCGTCATGTTGAAGTCAGTCTGAGGCACCAACGCATCCGGGTGTCGCCTTATCTCTATAACAGCAAAGAGGACATTGATCGCCTGCTGGAATCAGCCGGATGATATGCCAGTCGATGCGAACGCCGCTGTTGCGCTAAATCCTGCCGTGGCTTCAAACGGACCCGGTTGCGCAGGGCATGCCGGCAATTTCCGGTGGTGACGGCTTGCAGATTGCCAATGTGAACGCCTTGCGGGTTTTCCATGGAGATTCGCGAATTTCAGCCTTCGGACCTGCCAATCCTTTCCAAAATTGATGAGGCATGTTTCCCCCCCGGGATTTCCTACTCACGGAAGGAGCTGGCGGGATATATCGGTTTCCGTTCGGCCAGGGCATGGGTCGCAGAAGACGAGGGCGCGATTGCTGGCTTTCTGGTGGCGAACCGTGAACCGGGGCGCGTTGGGCATATTATTACCATCGATGTCGTGAAGCGCGCGCGGCGCCAGGGTACGGGTACTCGCTTAATGAAAGTGGCTGAGCAGTGGGCGTGCAAGGCCAGGCTGAGAATCATCTACCTCGAGACGGCGGAAGATAACCTGGCGGCGCAGAGTTTTTATGAGGCGCTCGGCTACCGCAAGCTGGAGAAAATTGAGCGGTATTACAGCAATGGCCTGGCGGCTTGGGTGATGGTGAAGAACCTCGAATAGCCGGGCCCACAGAGGCGGCAGGTGGCGCTGCGCGCCGACGGAAGCATTTTGGCCCAATGCGAATTCCGCCGTTTGACCTTCCGATTGGTATAATCCTCGATGCAGTTTGAATCCTGCCCCATGGTCCAGAGGTTTCTATGTCTGTCAGACTTGGCTCTCGCGAACGTACGATCATCCTGGTCGCCATCGTGGTGGCCGCAATCTCGCTGGTGATCGGCATCAAGTACTTCTCCCTGGCTTTTCCTGAAGCCTCCCTCACGCTGCGGGTCAACCGCGCAGACTCGCTCACCATTGCGCAGGACTTTCTCTCGTCTCGCGGCATCAGCACCGGCGGCTATCGGCATGCCGCTATTTTTACCTATGACGACGATTCCAAAACCTACCTCGAACGCACCCAAGGGCTGGCCGCAATGAACCGGTTGACCCGCGGTCCCATTCA
This region of Terriglobia bacterium genomic DNA includes:
- a CDS encoding aminotransferase class V-fold PLP-dependent enzyme codes for the protein MDDYRPHFADFGATTYLNCAYQGVFPLAAVARAHEAIDQKCHPERTDPAEYFALPERVRNHLAAIIGSDAKEIALTSGATQGIGVVAAGLQLGPGDEVIVAGDNFPANLFTWLHMRRRGVQVRVLKNHERPLNPDAVAAAFTSKTKILALDWVNYSTGRRIDLAVMGQLARERGALFVVDGTQGVGAMELNVHSLPVDVLAVAAYKWLLGPYGTGFVYVREKLLDRLELKVVNWMSVDGAEDFDALPVDDFKLADAARIFDAPETANFINLSAMEASLEFVRGVGVPAVTTHCTALLDRAAEGLQVRGYILTNADRLQLPSPLLCFRCGSDDATDRTYAELKARHVEVSLRHQRIRVSPYLYNSKEDIDRLLESAG
- a CDS encoding N-acetyltransferase is translated as MEIREFQPSDLPILSKIDEACFPPGISYSRKELAGYIGFRSARAWVAEDEGAIAGFLVANREPGRVGHIITIDVVKRARRQGTGTRLMKVAEQWACKARLRIIYLETAEDNLAAQSFYEALGYRKLEKIERYYSNGLAAWVMVKNLE